In Candidatus Nomurabacteria bacterium, a genomic segment contains:
- a CDS encoding histidine--tRNA ligase — protein MSKEVKDTAEQAAPKRSNQPKTPTLVRGMKDILPSEQGYWRLVEETVRQVAMEYRYEQIETPVLEPAALFNRTIGKETDVLEKEMYTFTDRSNESLALRPEGTAGVARAYLEHGMLNQPQPVKVFYIESFFRHDRPQAGRYRQFFQFGFEAIGDAHPVVDAQIISMTYEVFRRLQVPVNVHMNSLGDKESRAAYEKALLDYYKSHKSELCEDCLRRMQKNPLRLLDCKQTGCRTLAETAPQTVDHLNTESREHFVSVLEYLDELEIPYTLDPRIVRGLDYYSKTAFEFLPVLSEGDDRVIELGGGGRYDGLIEQIGGRATPAVGAACGIERLINRLHEQGVQAQALPDADVFLAQLGDPARKLSIKLFGELSAQGVRVAESLSKDGIKPQLEAANRVNAKYTLILGQKEMMDGTILIRDMENGIQEVVDMQKIVNEVVKRLQRGKSQQLQAADPEVVAKMEEESGVSEAQQKLDL, from the coding sequence ATGAGCAAAGAAGTAAAAGATACAGCTGAACAAGCAGCCCCGAAGCGAAGCAATCAGCCAAAAACCCCAACGCTCGTTCGTGGTATGAAGGACATTCTGCCGAGTGAACAGGGTTATTGGCGTTTAGTTGAGGAAACAGTGCGTCAGGTGGCAATGGAATATCGTTATGAGCAGATTGAAACCCCGGTGCTGGAACCAGCAGCTTTGTTTAATCGTACTATCGGCAAAGAGACTGATGTATTGGAAAAGGAAATGTACACCTTCACTGACCGTAGCAACGAATCCCTAGCCTTACGGCCTGAGGGGACGGCTGGCGTGGCTCGGGCCTACCTTGAACATGGGATGTTAAATCAGCCGCAGCCGGTAAAAGTCTTTTATATTGAGTCATTTTTTCGACATGATAGGCCACAGGCTGGTCGTTATCGTCAGTTTTTTCAATTTGGCTTTGAGGCGATCGGCGATGCGCACCCTGTTGTTGACGCTCAGATAATTTCGATGACTTATGAGGTGTTTCGACGTTTGCAAGTGCCGGTGAACGTGCATATGAACAGCTTAGGTGATAAGGAAAGTCGGGCAGCGTATGAAAAAGCCTTATTGGACTACTATAAGTCCCACAAGAGTGAGCTATGTGAAGACTGTTTGCGTCGTATGCAAAAGAATCCCCTCCGCTTATTGGACTGCAAACAGACAGGATGCCGCACTCTAGCTGAAACAGCGCCACAAACCGTAGATCACTTGAATACAGAAAGCCGGGAGCACTTTGTGTCAGTGCTGGAATACCTTGATGAGTTAGAAATTCCGTATACGCTTGATCCACGAATTGTACGAGGATTGGATTACTACTCCAAAACAGCTTTTGAGTTCCTACCAGTTCTCTCAGAAGGGGATGATCGAGTGATTGAGCTCGGTGGTGGCGGTCGTTATGACGGTCTAATTGAACAAATTGGCGGACGAGCCACGCCAGCCGTGGGTGCGGCTTGCGGGATTGAGCGTCTGATTAATCGATTGCATGAACAAGGCGTTCAAGCGCAAGCATTGCCAGATGCCGATGTATTTTTGGCACAATTAGGTGACCCAGCCCGTAAACTTTCCATTAAACTTTTTGGCGAATTGTCAGCTCAGGGCGTCCGAGTGGCTGAGAGTTTAAGCAAAGACGGCATTAAACCTCAGTTAGAAGCAGCCAATCGCGTGAATGCAAAATATACACTGATTCTTGGCCAAAAAGAGATGATGGATGGAACAATTCTCATCCGTGATATGGAAAACGGCATTCAGGAAGTGGTAGATATGCAGAAAATTGTAAATGAAGTGGTGAAGCGCCTGCAACGAGGTAAGTCACAACAACTCCAAGCAGCTGATCCAGAGGTTGTAGCAAAAATGGAAGAGGAATCAGGCGTTTCAGAAGCGCAACAGAAGCTCGATTTATAA
- a CDS encoding GatB/YqeY domain-containing protein, producing the protein MGLQQTIEEDYKKAFVSSDKTAVAVLRYLKSVMKNEEIDLKKEVLDDEEVLKVLKREQKRRKEAMDMYSKAGRTELAEQEKAEYEAIGKYLPAQMSEADITKFVQEAIIETGASSLGDMGKVMAAVMPKTKGQADGATVQAIVKSQLSG; encoded by the coding sequence ATGGGACTCCAACAGACAATCGAAGAGGACTATAAAAAAGCATTTGTCTCTAGCGACAAGACCGCCGTGGCGGTTTTGCGCTATCTGAAATCAGTCATGAAAAATGAAGAAATTGACTTGAAAAAAGAGGTTTTGGATGATGAAGAAGTTTTGAAGGTCCTGAAACGCGAACAGAAACGGCGCAAAGAAGCTATGGATATGTATAGCAAAGCCGGCCGAACAGAGCTGGCAGAGCAAGAAAAGGCAGAATATGAGGCAATTGGGAAGTATTTACCAGCCCAAATGTCTGAAGCAGATATTACCAAGTTCGTCCAAGAAGCCATTATTGAGACAGGGGCTAGCTCCCTAGGGGATATGGGAAAGGTAATGGCAGCAGTTATGCCAAAAACGAAAGGTCAGGCTGATGGCGCGACCGTGCAAGCCATAGTGAAGTCGCAATTAAGCGGCTGA
- the rpsU gene encoding 30S ribosomal protein S21 has protein sequence MVEVKKKDGESTESLLRRFTKRVQQSGLLIRAKKGRYYEAPRSKRAIRESAIRRKEIKDRNELLRKMGKLPELDRRKRKGGRPSGPRLPSVRT, from the coding sequence GTGGTAGAAGTAAAGAAGAAAGACGGTGAGTCTACTGAAAGCTTGCTCAGACGCTTCACCAAACGAGTCCAACAAAGCGGCTTACTCATAAGAGCAAAAAAAGGAAGATATTACGAAGCGCCTCGCAGTAAGCGGGCAATTCGTGAGAGCGCAATTCGACGCAAAGAAATCAAGGATCGAAATGAGCTCCTTCGTAAAATGGGAAAGCTTCCTGAATTGGATCGACGGAAGCGCAAGGGCGGCCGACCAAGTGGACCGCGTTTACCCTCAGTAAGAACATAG
- a CDS encoding histidine triad nucleotide-binding protein, with the protein MSDCIFCKIVQGELPSEALYQDDELMVIRDVYPKARIHILAIPKTHIESLATLGDGQDALLGKLLDVLRRTAAKEGIAESGYKVVMNVGQDGGQSVPHLHIHLLGGERVAGIT; encoded by the coding sequence ATGAGCGATTGTATCTTCTGTAAGATCGTACAAGGCGAGCTACCAAGCGAGGCACTTTATCAAGATGATGAGCTCATGGTTATTCGTGATGTCTATCCAAAGGCGCGCATTCACATTCTCGCTATTCCCAAGACGCATATTGAGAGTCTCGCAACATTAGGTGATGGACAAGACGCCTTACTAGGGAAGCTTCTCGATGTATTACGCCGTACAGCTGCCAAAGAGGGAATTGCAGAGTCGGGTTATAAAGTTGTCATGAATGTGGGTCAGGATGGTGGCCAGTCAGTCCCTCATCTCCATATTCACCTACTTGGTGGGGAGCGGGTAGCCGGGATTACCTAG
- the lepB gene encoding signal peptidase I has translation MAGREDKIVPGFATSAGLFFVELLKVVIIALAIIVPVRYFLMQPFYVKGASMEPNFHDNEYLIIDELSYRISEPRRGEVVVFHNPRQESEFYIKRIIGLPNEEVKLQHGTIQIINSEHPDGMTLDESIYLPESIYTNGTEDVTLSDNEYFVMGDNRPSSLDSRIFGPISGDSIVGRIWVRAWPFDKLTHFSRNDTVVDTGANQ, from the coding sequence ATGGCTGGTCGTGAAGATAAGATAGTTCCGGGATTTGCCACTTCAGCCGGCTTATTTTTTGTCGAGCTGTTAAAAGTAGTGATTATCGCCTTGGCGATTATCGTACCGGTTCGCTATTTTCTCATGCAGCCTTTTTATGTGAAGGGCGCCTCGATGGAGCCGAATTTTCATGATAATGAATACCTTATTATTGATGAGTTGAGTTATCGCATCTCTGAGCCGCGACGTGGTGAAGTAGTGGTCTTTCATAATCCACGACAGGAGTCTGAATTCTATATTAAACGGATTATTGGATTGCCGAACGAAGAAGTAAAATTGCAACACGGCACAATTCAAATCATTAATAGTGAGCACCCGGATGGCATGACCCTTGATGAATCTATTTATTTGCCTGAGAGTATCTATACCAATGGCACCGAGGATGTCACCCTGAGTGATAATGAATACTTTGTGATGGGCGATAATCGACCATCAAGTTTGGATTCGCGTATATTTGGGCCTATTTCCGGAGACTCGATCGTTGGTCGAATCTGGGTTCGGGCTTGGCCTTTTGATAAACTTACCCATTTTTCTCGTAATGATACGGTAGTAGACACAGGAGCAAACCAATGA
- a CDS encoding Ig-like domain-containing protein, whose translation MLVKRLLLGIITGVIFTGGILLALSVAFHPAPAAAQSTAFTIENIGSSIGLGTADLKDVIINIIRWALGIMALVAVVFVIYGGYIWMTAGGNADKVDKAKQIIISAAVGLVIILISWAIVTFVINTVSNVTNGDTYSCDPGLPCGVCLLCDASGTQCNVPDPSPLCMLPSSQFTVNEILTAHDGPDNSQNVNRCSRVMPRFNLNVDSATVEAAVNDATNPLKLEHAGGGAEVSGIFTSSDKSLTFKHPDELFDSFADYTLFIPKTLESTGGLSLTNCTADGGCVDAGDHYRWNFTTNDVVDETVPSVSSAYPVISAEPGYPDRNVPRDPLLSIWFSEAIDISSLADVDSHPIPGIFDLQQLDGEGGAVIGTVSSDSLVVSSGGDNRVDIRFTDGAMLESFTWYRITVQNVEDLCGNGLQPPEVWEFQTNDLTAGIAAYDPQGGNVCPSTNITTVFTLSMWDYSVTIEIDNPATPGVDMSATMPAPSSMPGPDYEVAGLGGVFRIIDPNPGSPNAGFKVYQFDPNNDLSQNSDFNVRITTDREIDGDGNTLAGNWNFSVTDAENCTCVPFVAAINPNNGPPGQCVTIYGSCFTGTDTHSAQPRDPDFDTDPAFPPPTNTSPRLNDPAAPNYIVTTIPEDYSNGNSVYTQVTIDYDDGAYGTQESNTNIAFSVNSDTAAQGPCLASMSPSSGYRGQTVEARGVRFGSATGGVTYYNGQPATISSWSDTSAMSQVPSGAASNTHPVYVTDASDNDSNPVPFTVQDYPPNQIFVTDPWPTCQAVCPNVVLHNTFGPSSIDINASTLTTSTILLRKCSDASCTSFTGNVGVEGITYDAATDRLEFDPVGSLQISQWYAALLIGGPGGVLGSSGEEIGNTNTTYLGSPAYQWTFRTKDDPSSCAVDHVTVTPPSQLITVEDGERNFYGKAYASPDQCDAGGQQIDTDGTPWTWTVSPSGDADFATDSDTSDDVATVHAVQETTLPPAPDYATVRGSWSGKYDTSDLTIDFLWCDETTDCTQGGLCGGSTCNNAEHRCTPVITGYSPNGGDIGTWLTINGCYFGSYVAGTCSGGDNDGASCTTTYNDCPGGTCVGNSQVRYSSDKEGLWANSDICPNPPALWRNNVIVASEVPNRNTPAGDDAVDGPITVVRGLDGVSDSTNDAATGEPILPDFDVNSNILPGICALQPNSGQEAQPVKIIGQNFGTQEASDAVRFSGIDVSVFNGWVDALIDVLVPLGLPTGTVNTVVHKAAGDSNAFPFTITAPSCQVCVADSDCSVGNGCANSGCCAPQPSVSSTRPNPGDTDVCRNTSIEANFAQAMDVSTMTTDTVIVTVDGGLSEGEACSEGTECASGVCTTGGCVGNSVPITFTAKSATQLRVNPGLLLKNTAYRTELNGLRGADGVLMPNYSWVFTSVDSDSVCALTGVDITPALWNADTEGQEQLFTATPRSDSGPINEIPGVYEWDWSWDIDTTTVATLTDPQELPDGSATNVAKTGAENGQAVISATASVSTDGTEKRGSALVDYFRCADAWNFDDSAGNCSLGGGCEDYHFHLGYCRDNDSTLPNFDLQVIKGQTGDVQKQYLFKEADSNAIDAIGVRVYQNSEGLSPLEWYRRQFPFATSTPSSTTIDGYQALRDGRTVYLAGTNLFDAIPSLVPHIFVLSYNDGANDATRNIFQQMLNRIKMNTNGSIGPENKAKIIRDTKRLADLQDTSIGLEKYFTSNGHYPSLEAGSFLLGMSTSKWPSWQSTLGNALGRSMSVDPLNQFGSCPAGYEQTTCWNEPTKTFYCDPNGSNIYAYISSRVCEGSGVACRSNADCGGSGVCKEANNYSLYAEMEYDGPGKWTGAPLGDPCSFDTLGNSSCSCFNYQRP comes from the coding sequence ATGCTTGTGAAACGACTATTACTCGGAATCATTACAGGGGTTATTTTTACTGGGGGTATCTTACTCGCCCTTAGTGTAGCTTTTCATCCTGCACCGGCGGCTGCACAGTCGACAGCTTTTACCATAGAAAACATCGGCAGCTCAATCGGTCTGGGTACGGCTGATCTCAAAGACGTTATCATAAATATCATCCGTTGGGCTCTCGGTATTATGGCCCTGGTAGCGGTAGTTTTTGTTATCTACGGTGGGTATATTTGGATGACGGCTGGTGGAAATGCCGACAAGGTTGATAAAGCAAAACAGATTATCATCAGCGCGGCAGTTGGTCTCGTTATTATTCTCATTTCCTGGGCCATTGTTACCTTTGTCATCAACACGGTAAGTAATGTCACCAATGGCGACACCTATTCGTGTGATCCGGGTTTACCATGCGGAGTTTGTCTGCTTTGTGATGCGTCTGGGACGCAGTGTAATGTACCTGACCCATCACCCCTTTGTATGCTGCCAAGTAGTCAATTTACCGTGAATGAAATTTTAACTGCGCATGATGGGCCGGACAATTCTCAAAACGTGAATCGTTGCAGTCGAGTGATGCCGCGTTTCAATTTAAATGTTGATTCGGCAACGGTGGAGGCGGCAGTGAATGACGCGACCAATCCATTGAAGCTTGAACATGCCGGTGGGGGAGCTGAGGTGTCTGGTATCTTCACTTCATCAGATAAGAGCCTCACCTTTAAGCATCCAGATGAGCTTTTTGACTCATTTGCTGATTACACGTTATTCATTCCAAAAACCTTAGAGAGCACTGGCGGTTTGAGCTTAACGAACTGTACCGCTGACGGTGGCTGTGTTGATGCGGGTGATCATTATCGCTGGAATTTCACTACCAATGATGTAGTTGATGAGACGGTGCCTAGCGTTAGTTCAGCTTACCCGGTGATCAGTGCTGAGCCAGGATATCCAGATCGAAACGTACCACGCGATCCTTTACTCTCGATTTGGTTTAGTGAGGCAATTGATATTAGCTCCTTGGCTGATGTTGATAGTCATCCTATTCCAGGCATTTTTGATCTCCAGCAGCTTGATGGAGAGGGTGGCGCAGTGATTGGAACAGTCTCCAGTGACTCCCTTGTTGTTAGCTCAGGTGGAGATAATCGGGTAGATATTCGATTCACTGACGGCGCCATGTTGGAGTCTTTCACTTGGTATCGCATCACGGTACAAAACGTAGAAGATCTGTGTGGAAACGGCTTACAACCGCCCGAAGTGTGGGAATTCCAAACCAATGATTTGACGGCTGGTATTGCTGCCTATGACCCACAGGGCGGAAATGTTTGCCCAAGCACAAATATTACTACAGTCTTCACCCTATCGATGTGGGATTACTCAGTAACTATCGAGATTGATAATCCTGCCACACCGGGTGTAGATATGAGTGCAACCATGCCGGCTCCCTCCTCAATGCCAGGGCCAGATTACGAAGTGGCTGGCTTGGGCGGCGTCTTCCGCATCATTGATCCAAATCCAGGCTCGCCAAATGCCGGTTTCAAGGTATACCAATTTGATCCGAATAATGACCTGAGTCAGAATTCTGACTTCAATGTCCGCATCACCACTGATCGAGAAATCGATGGCGATGGAAATACTCTGGCAGGTAATTGGAATTTCAGTGTCACTGATGCAGAAAATTGTACCTGTGTGCCTTTTGTAGCAGCCATAAATCCAAACAACGGTCCACCTGGGCAATGCGTGACTATTTATGGAAGTTGTTTCACTGGCACTGATACGCATAGTGCTCAGCCGCGTGATCCTGACTTTGATACTGACCCGGCTTTTCCGCCGCCGACCAATACTTCGCCGCGCCTCAATGACCCAGCTGCACCAAACTACATTGTCACGACGATTCCTGAGGATTACAGCAATGGTAATTCGGTGTACACACAGGTAACCATTGATTACGACGACGGGGCCTATGGTACGCAGGAATCAAATACGAATATCGCTTTTTCAGTAAACTCTGATACGGCCGCTCAGGGTCCTTGCCTTGCTTCGATGAGTCCAAGCAGCGGATATCGAGGTCAGACTGTTGAGGCACGCGGTGTCCGCTTTGGTTCAGCTACCGGCGGGGTAACTTATTACAACGGACAGCCCGCTACGATTTCCAGCTGGTCTGATACGTCAGCCATGTCACAAGTGCCGAGCGGTGCAGCGAGTAACACCCACCCAGTCTATGTGACTGACGCGAGTGATAATGATTCAAACCCAGTCCCGTTTACGGTACAGGATTATCCACCGAATCAAATTTTTGTTACCGACCCTTGGCCTACTTGCCAGGCAGTTTGTCCGAACGTGGTGCTGCACAATACTTTTGGCCCTTCGAGCATCGATATTAATGCGAGCACTTTGACTACCAGCACTATACTTTTGCGTAAGTGCTCAGATGCCAGTTGTACCAGCTTTACTGGCAATGTCGGCGTGGAGGGGATTACCTATGATGCAGCCACCGATCGCCTGGAGTTTGATCCAGTTGGTTCACTGCAGATTAGTCAGTGGTATGCTGCACTCTTAATTGGCGGCCCCGGTGGAGTATTAGGATCAAGTGGAGAGGAAATCGGGAATACCAATACGACCTACCTTGGCTCTCCAGCTTATCAGTGGACTTTCAGAACAAAAGATGACCCAAGCTCTTGCGCGGTTGACCACGTTACCGTGACGCCTCCTAGCCAGCTCATCACTGTTGAGGATGGTGAACGAAATTTCTATGGCAAAGCCTATGCTTCCCCTGATCAATGTGATGCTGGAGGCCAGCAGATTGATACTGATGGGACGCCTTGGACCTGGACAGTTAGTCCAAGCGGTGACGCTGACTTTGCCACAGACTCTGATACTAGTGACGATGTAGCTACGGTACATGCCGTACAAGAAACAACACTTCCACCTGCTCCTGACTACGCTACTGTGCGGGGTTCATGGAGCGGTAAATATGATACTTCCGATCTCACCATTGATTTCCTCTGGTGTGACGAAACAACTGACTGTACGCAGGGCGGCCTCTGTGGAGGAAGCACCTGTAACAATGCAGAACATCGCTGTACTCCAGTTATCACTGGTTATAGCCCAAACGGTGGAGATATTGGCACTTGGTTAACCATCAATGGTTGTTATTTCGGATCCTATGTGGCAGGTACCTGCTCTGGTGGTGATAATGACGGTGCTAGCTGTACCACTACCTACAATGATTGTCCGGGTGGTACTTGCGTTGGCAATAGTCAGGTACGCTACTCAAGCGATAAAGAAGGCCTGTGGGCTAATAGTGATATTTGTCCAAATCCTCCTGCGCTGTGGCGGAACAACGTGATTGTGGCGAGCGAGGTGCCAAATCGAAACACACCAGCTGGTGATGATGCAGTTGATGGTCCGATCACCGTTGTGCGTGGCTTAGACGGGGTAAGTGATAGCACTAATGACGCCGCGACGGGCGAGCCCATACTTCCTGACTTTGATGTAAACAGCAATATCCTACCTGGCATTTGTGCCTTGCAACCAAACAGCGGCCAAGAGGCACAGCCGGTAAAAATTATTGGTCAAAATTTTGGCACACAAGAAGCAAGCGATGCCGTCCGTTTCTCAGGTATTGATGTGAGTGTCTTTAATGGCTGGGTGGATGCGTTAATCGACGTGTTAGTGCCGCTTGGCCTGCCTACTGGTACAGTGAATACTGTGGTGCATAAGGCTGCCGGGGACAGCAATGCTTTCCCTTTCACCATTACCGCACCAAGTTGTCAGGTTTGTGTGGCTGATAGTGATTGTTCAGTAGGGAATGGCTGTGCAAATTCCGGCTGCTGTGCGCCGCAACCAAGTGTGAGCAGCACCCGACCAAATCCAGGCGATACTGACGTGTGTCGCAATACCAGCATCGAAGCCAATTTTGCCCAGGCTATGGACGTCAGCACGATGACCACAGATACGGTGATTGTGACCGTAGATGGAGGCCTTAGTGAAGGTGAGGCATGTTCGGAGGGTACTGAGTGTGCTTCAGGTGTTTGTACAACAGGCGGATGCGTAGGCAATAGCGTCCCCATTACCTTTACGGCAAAGAGTGCCACGCAGCTGCGGGTGAACCCTGGTCTGCTCTTAAAGAACACTGCGTATCGTACGGAATTGAACGGCTTGCGAGGTGCAGACGGCGTACTCATGCCAAATTACTCCTGGGTCTTTACTAGCGTGGATAGTGACAGCGTGTGCGCATTAACCGGCGTGGATATCACTCCAGCGCTTTGGAATGCTGATACCGAGGGACAGGAGCAGCTCTTTACTGCTACTCCACGCAGTGATTCAGGGCCGATAAATGAGATTCCAGGCGTCTATGAATGGGATTGGTCCTGGGATATTGATACTACGACGGTAGCGACCTTAACTGATCCTCAGGAGCTGCCGGATGGAAGTGCGACGAATGTAGCAAAGACCGGTGCAGAAAATGGCCAAGCCGTTATTTCCGCCACCGCCTCTGTTAGCACTGATGGCACTGAGAAACGCGGCTCGGCCTTAGTGGATTATTTCCGATGTGCAGATGCATGGAATTTTGATGATAGTGCGGGAAATTGTAGTCTGGGCGGAGGGTGTGAGGACTATCATTTCCACCTAGGGTATTGTCGTGATAATGACAGTACGTTGCCGAATTTTGACTTGCAGGTTATCAAAGGACAGACCGGAGACGTACAGAAGCAGTATTTGTTTAAAGAAGCAGATTCGAATGCTATTGATGCCATTGGCGTGCGGGTATATCAAAACTCCGAAGGTTTGTCACCGCTAGAATGGTACCGTCGTCAGTTCCCATTTGCTACGAGCACTCCATCATCGACTACTATAGATGGTTATCAGGCCTTACGAGATGGGCGGACTGTCTACTTAGCTGGCACCAACTTATTTGACGCGATTCCTTCATTGGTACCGCACATTTTTGTGCTTTCTTATAACGATGGAGCAAACGATGCCACTCGCAATATTTTTCAGCAAATGTTGAATCGTATTAAAATGAATACCAATGGAAGTATTGGCCCGGAGAATAAGGCAAAAATTATTCGAGACACCAAGCGCCTGGCAGATCTGCAGGATACCAGCATTGGTTTAGAAAAGTACTTCACCAGTAATGGCCATTATCCATCCCTTGAAGCTGGTAGCTTCCTCCTCGGCATGAGTACTTCTAAGTGGCCTTCTTGGCAAAGCACTTTGGGTAATGCACTTGGCCGTAGTATGAGTGTTGATCCACTCAACCAATTTGGATCCTGTCCGGCTGGCTACGAGCAAACAACCTGCTGGAATGAGCCTACCAAGACCTTCTACTGCGACCCTAACGGTTCAAATATTTACGCCTACATCTCCAGTCGAGTATGCGAGGGAAGTGGTGTTGCCTGTCGATCTAATGCTGACTGCGGCGGATCTGGCGTGTGTAAAGAGGCAAATAATTACTCCCTGTATGCTGAAATGGAGTATGACGGACCAGGGAAGTGGACCGGAGCTCCACTGGGCGACCCTTGCAGTTTTGATACGCTAGGAAATTCCAGCTGCTCATGCTTTAATTATCAGAGACCATAA